In Gammaproteobacteria bacterium, the genomic window CGATTTTTTGTTACCTGCCTGCATACTGAAGAAGAAATAAAATACACATGTGAAGTTATCAAAGAAATTTTAAGCACTTTAAAAGTGTAACAATTCAGCACTCATTTACCACTTAACAAGATTATCAATAAATTAAAATATAAGAACAGGCCTCCACCCTGAGGGTAGAGGCCTGGTAATTTAAAATGGAATTATATAACCTGTTGAGGGGTTGCTTATAACCTTTTGTGCAGACTCCTTACTTAAGCCAGTCGCACCAGCTAACGTCCCAGCACTAAAATGCTGCGCCCCATTAAGCAATGTTATTTCTGATAATCCTTTTGCTGTATTAAACGCCTCATAAACTTCGAGATTATCTTTTCCAATATTTAAATAAGAATGAAATGTACCAACTGGAATAAAAATTAAATCGCCTTCTTTCAGTAAAGAATTATAAATTTTACCACCGCTATCCATCATAGTGAAAAATGCATTCCCTTTATGAATAAACAATAATGCATCCCCAGAAGTATACCAATGAGGCACACGTAAGGTAGAGGGTTTGAGAATCGTTTGCTGTAACGCCATAGCTTGCATGGCGGGATTAGTCGTCCCATCTATACGTTTAATCGAGCCTAAATCACTATTAAACAGTGGTTTTACAGCAGTAAAATTATTTGAAAATGGGCTAGTAACATCCGCATTTTCAACCGCAGCAGCTGGATCATATTTACTTAATCGATTAATCATTGTTTTTTTAACTGTCCCAATTTCTTGAGGAGTTAGTCCAAGTGTTTTTTCTAACAAACTATCGGGTAAAGAAGCCCACGCTGTAGCAAAGTCTCTGTCTGCAGCATTTGGATTATTATAAGCAACAAAGAATGTTAACTCGCCCTCTCCGACATTTTCTAACGAATGTACAGCTGCTTGCGGTATCATCCAGGTGCCATATTTTTCTACCGTAAATACCTTGGCTTGACCTGTGCCCTCCCAAATGGTGACTCTCATCTTGCCGCTTAGCACGGTTCCAACTTCAGTTGCATTAGCATGCCAATGCGGCACACGCATGGCATGATTATAAAGTTGATAATAGAAAAGTAAGCCAGCGGTATCAGAAAATAGTTGTTTTGCAGTCTCTGCGATCCTTACCCCTGCTGTATTTTTGTCTGTTTGTCCTGCTGCAAAAAGATGAATACGGTAGGGAAAATCAGCGGTTAAATTTTTAGATTCATTCTCTAAGAACTGTTTAATTTTTGTATTTTCTGTCGCTACCACTTTGGAATTAGAGGAAGTGGTTGGAGTGGCAGCGTGTACTGGACCCCACACGGTATAAACGAAGCCTAACGCGAGCATCATGCTCAAATATTTTTTCATAACACTTCCTTGTTGAATAATTGATTCATCTCACACATCTGACAAAATTTGCAGCTTAGTCCAGACTAACAAACTTAATTGGGTCTATATAGCTAGTATAGCAGCCTAGGGATGTTCTCAAGATGGAGATTTTAACTGTTAGATTACGCCACTTGAATCCCGCGATCGAGTCGCGGACGACGCCAAAAAACTGCTTCGCGGGACAGGCTGAGGATAAGGGAGCAAAAATGCAGGATTAGCCTATACTATTTCGAGTTTTTACGATTGTGGATGGTTCTAAATTCGAAGTAAGATGACAGTTAAAATCGCATTGAAGTGTTGAGGTTATATCGCACTTCTCCCAGGCGTTCGAGGAAGGTATGCAAAAAAAATCTAACGCACTGATAACTTGGTTTATTGCAACATTGTTTGTAGTGTATTCATTTTGTTTAAACACCGCGTCCGCAGTTTTTTTTGGAGCAATAAAGCAGACACTACACGCGAGTAATATTGGCGCTTCATTAGCTACTGGGTCTTTTATTCTAGGTTTTGCATTGATGCAAATTCCCGCGGGTTATTTGCTCGATAAATATAATCCCAAATGGGGCGTGAGTTTAGGCATATTATTACTGGCTTCGGGCAATGTCTTACTATCATTTTCCTCTAATTTAGTGAGTTTTAGCTTATCAACTTTATGCAGGGAGTAGGCGCTTCATTTGCATTTGTGGCGGCAGCAGTGCTTATCGCACAATGGTTTCCCAAAAGAAAATTCCCCATCTATTTTGGCTTAACTCAAACCATATCTTGTTTTTCTGCAGGGGTGATCCACTACTTTTTTGCTATTGCATTGACCAGATACAGTTGGAATGAAATCTATCTCGGTCTGGCTTTATTTGGCTTTATCTTACTGATTTTATCATGGTTGTTCATAACATCCCCTCCAGAGAAAGAAAGAGGCGTAATTTCCCTTAAACAATCGCTTAACTTGGTCCTACACAACAAACAAATGTGGCTTTGCTCCCTTGCCGCAGCAACTTCTTTTGGCGTTTTACTAGCCTATGCAGGGCTGTGGTACATGAAGATTCAGGCATATTATTCGGTAGCTGAATTACAAGCCGTTATTATTAGCGCATTAATCTTTGCAGGTATTGGTTCTGGAACACCGGTTTTGGGCTGGCTATCTAATCTCGTTCATTCACGCACAATGATCGTGCATACCACATTAGCCCTGGGGACCATGGCACTGTTGGCAGGGATTTATTTACCTCATTTCGATATTAATAATTTAATTATTATCAAAGTCATTTCATTCTTAATTGGATTTCTGCTCTCAGGATCAATGCTTTTTTATACCATGGTAAGTGAGATGGCTAACAATGCAATTAGGGGTGTCGCTCTGAGTATGCTCAACACGATTGTTTTTGCGTTAAATAGCATAATGCTATTCATTCCTTACTTATTTATTACGACCACCTCTAGAGATTTTTTCACTTATCTTTGGATCTTCCCCTTCCTTGTAATATTTTCCCTGCTCTTAATTTATTTTATTAAGGATACTTACTCTACCTAAGAAAATCGCTCAGTGGTATATTATTCGCCTGCCTACTATAGTTTATAATCTGCATTCAGAAGGGAGTATCAAAAATGAGTGATAAGATAGCCTACCAAGGTCAGATTTTTTCTTTCAAGGAAACAGCCACCCTTGCAAATCTATCCACGGTCAAACCTTCTTCATCAGAAAAGGATGCACACTATACTTATATTGAAAACGGAGTGGTCATTGTAGAAGGCAGTAAAATTTATAAAATCGGTAGCTACGAAGATCTCAAAGACGAATTATCGCATATTGAAATTATTAACTATAAAAATAAACTAATTACTCCAGGCTTTATTGACACTCATCAACACGCTACTCAGAGTGGCATAGTCGCTGCCTACGGTGAAAAGCTTTTGCAATGGCTGCAAGATTATGTTTTCTCAGGCGAAAGCCGCTTTGTAGATGAAGTATATGCAAAAGAACACTTAGGTTTTTTTCTAGATCAACTGATTCGAAACGGCACTACTACCGCCGTCTCATATGGCCCCCTGTTTCTTAATGCCACGGATATTTTTTTTGACGAGCTGAACAAACGTAACATGCGCTTTATAACCGGAAATGTCTTAATGGATACTAATTCCCCGGATTCGCTAAGACTTACCACTCAAGAAAACTACGACAATTGTAAGCAACTCATTGCAAAGTGGCATAATAAAAATCGATTATCTTACTGCATTAGTCCTCGATTTGCCCTCTCGTGCACTGACGAGTTATTAGAGTTGTGTGCCAGTCTTTATAAAGAGTATCCTGATTGCTATATACAAACACATTTAGATGAAAACGAATCTGAAGTTGCCGAAACAAAACAGAAATATCCGTGGAGTAAAAATTATTTAGATGTTTATGATCACTTTGGTCTGGTCACTGAAAGAAGCATCTTTGGGCATTGTATTCATACGCAAGAAGCGGAATTGGAACTGTTTAAGAAATCAGGTGCGATCATGTCTTGGTGTCCACTTAGTAATAATTTTCTAGGCAGTGGCTTGTTCGATTTTGCCCGAGCAAAAAAATATACGGACAAAATAACCCTTGGCACAGATTGGGGCGCTGGAAATTCTTTATGTATGCTAAGAGTGCTAGATGACGCCTATAAAGTAGCGATGTTAAATAGTACAAAATTACCCAGCATGGTTCGATGGTATCTTGCCACACTCGGCTCAGCACGTGCTTTACAGATTAATGATAAAATAGGAACATTAACCCCTGGCAAGGAAGCAGATTTTATAGTAATTGATCCCGATGCTTCGCCACTTTTAAAATATCGCAAAGCAACCATAGACAATATTTTTGATTTATTATTCATATTAATGACCCTGGGATCAGAAATAAATATTAAAGCGACTTATATAGCAGGAACGCCTGCTTACATTCGAAATCCGCATAAGGAATATTTATGAAACTATATTATACACGAGGTTCATGTTCACTCACTTGCAGAATAGTTATCAACGAAATTGGACTGCCCTGCGAATATGAGTCTGTAGATTTAAAAAGTAAACAAACCGAACACGGTGGAGACTTTACCAAGATTAATTTAAAAGGCGCGGTTCCCACCTTAGTGTTGGATAACGGCGATATTTTGACTGAAAATGCAGTTATTCAACAATATCTAGCAGATGAAGCACATGCTACCGAATTATTGCCAAAAACTGGAAATATCAAACGTTATCACGTTCTAGAATGGTTGAATTATATTGCAACTGATTTTCATAAAGGAATTGGGGTATTATTTAACTATGCCCTTCCCCAAGAAATAAAAGATGAAGTCTTTAAACCCATTATTAGCCATAAATTAAAATCCATGGACAGTCACCTAGAAAATAAAAAGTTTATCTATGATGAACATTTCACCTTACCCGATGCCTACTTTTTTGTGATGCTAACGTGGGTACTTAATTTTAAATTTCCAATGACTGATTGGCCTAATTTAAAACGCTACTTTGACGAGCTGAAACAGCGGCCCTCTATTGCTAAGTCGCTTAAAGAAGAAAGATTGACTTTCTAGAAGCGATTGTTTAGTAGACCTAAACAGTGATCACAGCTCTTTATCAATTTTATGCGCTTCGATACCCCATGCAAACAAACCAGCAATGGTTTTATCAGCACGTCTTAGACGTGTAACGAGCGTTTTTAATATATCAGATAAAATTTCATAGCCCATCTTCGGATTGGCATCTAGGAATGCTCGAAATGTAACGATTTCTATTTCAATGAGCTCGCTTCTCGTTATAGCGATTACATCCGCGCTTGCA contains:
- a CDS encoding MFS transporter — its product is MQKKSNALITWFIATLFVVYSFCLNTASAVFFGAIKQTLHASNIGASLATGSFILGFALMQIPAGYLLDKYNPKWGVSLGILLLASGNVLLSFSSNLVSFSLSTLCRE
- a CDS encoding MFS transporter — encoded protein: MQGVGASFAFVAAAVLIAQWFPKRKFPIYFGLTQTISCFSAGVIHYFFAIALTRYSWNEIYLGLALFGFILLILSWLFITSPPEKERGVISLKQSLNLVLHNKQMWLCSLAAATSFGVLLAYAGLWYMKIQAYYSVAELQAVIISALIFAGIGSGTPVLGWLSNLVHSRTMIVHTTLALGTMALLAGIYLPHFDINNLIIIKVISFLIGFLLSGSMLFYTMVSEMANNAIRGVALSMLNTIVFALNSIMLFIPYLFITTTSRDFFTYLWIFPFLVIFSLLLIYFIKDTYST
- the guaD gene encoding guanine deaminase, which codes for MSDKIAYQGQIFSFKETATLANLSTVKPSSSEKDAHYTYIENGVVIVEGSKIYKIGSYEDLKDELSHIEIINYKNKLITPGFIDTHQHATQSGIVAAYGEKLLQWLQDYVFSGESRFVDEVYAKEHLGFFLDQLIRNGTTTAVSYGPLFLNATDIFFDELNKRNMRFITGNVLMDTNSPDSLRLTTQENYDNCKQLIAKWHNKNRLSYCISPRFALSCTDELLELCASLYKEYPDCYIQTHLDENESEVAETKQKYPWSKNYLDVYDHFGLVTERSIFGHCIHTQEAELELFKKSGAIMSWCPLSNNFLGSGLFDFARAKKYTDKITLGTDWGAGNSLCMLRVLDDAYKVAMLNSTKLPSMVRWYLATLGSARALQINDKIGTLTPGKEADFIVIDPDASPLLKYRKATIDNIFDLLFILMTLGSEINIKATYIAGTPAYIRNPHKEYL
- the gstA gene encoding glutathione transferase GstA; the protein is MKLYYTRGSCSLTCRIVINEIGLPCEYESVDLKSKQTEHGGDFTKINLKGAVPTLVLDNGDILTENAVIQQYLADEAHATELLPKTGNIKRYHVLEWLNYIATDFHKGIGVLFNYALPQEIKDEVFKPIISHKLKSMDSHLENKKFIYDEHFTLPDAYFFVMLTWVLNFKFPMTDWPNLKRYFDELKQRPSIAKSLKEERLTF